One Pseudomonas sp. MH9.2 DNA segment encodes these proteins:
- a CDS encoding methyl-accepting chemotaxis protein, which translates to MPAQGVLPMGHATATLHRGAGKCRPTGTSFGKALFKPGIALLERSGINLWLPLGLALGACGLALAEQPASALTLIPGVLYLGCAWQLRERDQRHLQTFWNTELARLLRSSRNADLATLLVTTSTSLRNSERMRSEVQFASRALEQMAQQTSDQGEEQSQRIAMIAAASEQIDQTLHSIDALAQDALAAFADAHARSDAGCLEARAVGGSMLAIQHSLGNTAQAVEALLQRTAAVEKTVNSIQALAKQTQLLALNASIEAARAGEHGRGFAVVADEVRSLAQATDQATHEITKVATAIAMAVRQVDGEVKEHRHLLEAGNRQSEHLATNLEDLAQRSQTNLQQLGAMQQALSEHQQANHALSEQLQQVNGAVQVQSTQTHALHDLTRYLNQLTAGNRT; encoded by the coding sequence ATGCCTGCTCAAGGAGTCCTCCCAATGGGCCATGCCACCGCAACGCTGCACAGGGGCGCAGGCAAGTGCCGTCCTACTGGCACGTCATTCGGCAAAGCATTGTTCAAACCGGGCATAGCCCTACTGGAACGCAGCGGGATCAACCTCTGGTTACCGCTCGGATTGGCCCTCGGCGCCTGTGGTCTCGCACTAGCCGAACAGCCTGCCAGCGCACTGACCCTCATCCCTGGAGTTCTCTACCTAGGCTGTGCCTGGCAATTGCGCGAGCGCGATCAACGCCATCTACAGACATTCTGGAACACCGAACTGGCACGACTACTGCGCAGCTCCCGGAATGCCGACCTCGCGACGCTGCTGGTGACCACAAGCACTTCGCTACGCAACAGCGAACGCATGCGTAGCGAAGTACAGTTCGCCAGCCGCGCCTTGGAACAGATGGCCCAGCAGACCAGCGACCAAGGTGAGGAGCAGAGCCAACGGATCGCCATGATCGCCGCTGCCAGCGAGCAGATCGACCAGACCCTGCACAGCATCGACGCCTTGGCCCAGGATGCATTGGCGGCCTTCGCCGACGCCCACGCCCGAAGTGACGCCGGCTGTCTGGAGGCTCGCGCCGTAGGCGGAAGCATGCTCGCCATCCAGCACAGCCTGGGCAATACCGCGCAGGCTGTGGAAGCTTTGCTGCAGCGAACGGCCGCAGTCGAAAAAACGGTGAATAGCATCCAGGCGCTGGCCAAACAGACCCAGTTGCTGGCACTCAATGCATCCATAGAGGCCGCCCGCGCAGGCGAGCATGGCCGTGGTTTCGCCGTAGTAGCCGATGAAGTCCGCAGTCTGGCCCAGGCTACCGACCAAGCGACCCACGAAATCACCAAGGTCGCGACAGCGATCGCCATGGCTGTGCGCCAGGTAGATGGCGAGGTCAAAGAACACCGCCATTTGTTGGAAGCCGGCAACCGGCAGAGTGAGCACCTCGCCACCAACCTCGAAGACCTCGCTCAACGAAGCCAGACCAATCTGCAACAACTCGGCGCCATGCAACAGGCGCTCAGCGAACACCAACAAGCCAATCATGCTCTCAGCGAACAGCTGCAACAGGTCAATGGGGCCGTGCAGGTGCAGAGCACACAGACTCATGCGCTGCACGACCTGACCCGCTATCTCAACCAGCTCACCGCCGGAAACCGAACATGA
- a CDS encoding ABC transporter substrate-binding protein, whose product MKHFYPFLLVLLSILVPTLAQAGVQTLRLLAWPGYADSDLVAEFEARYKVKVEVTLVGSDEVLRSKLAENQGGNYDLIAANTAEVEYYISQQLLQPLQPARITNTSRQLLRFRDYPYTYSDMGLIYDRQQFSQPPQSITSMWDPKFQGRVLAFNTSSHNFSLANLARGGDPFHIAAADFPLVTDQLIALRRNVLTFYSLPEEAAELFREHSVALLFANYGRQQLKQLQDAGADVGYVIPREGALAWLDCWAISRNARDPVLAEAWINFTLEPHVSRALSERQGLSNTLVEPVGMDPSAQLIWLRPVEDDAHRTALWQRIMSGDRPPLQEAR is encoded by the coding sequence ATGAAGCACTTCTACCCATTTCTGCTCGTCCTTCTCTCCATCCTGGTCCCGACCCTGGCACAGGCTGGCGTTCAAACGCTACGTCTGCTTGCTTGGCCCGGCTATGCCGACAGCGACCTGGTCGCGGAGTTTGAGGCGCGTTACAAAGTGAAGGTCGAAGTCACTCTGGTTGGCAGCGACGAAGTGCTGCGTAGCAAGCTGGCGGAAAATCAGGGTGGCAACTACGACTTGATCGCTGCCAACACTGCGGAAGTCGAGTACTACATAAGTCAGCAACTGCTACAGCCATTGCAACCTGCGCGTATAACTAACACCTCGCGCCAACTCTTGCGCTTTCGCGACTACCCCTACACCTATTCGGACATGGGGCTGATCTATGACCGACAGCAGTTCAGTCAGCCGCCGCAGTCGATCACCAGTATGTGGGACCCCAAATTCCAAGGCCGTGTATTGGCGTTCAACACCAGCAGCCATAACTTCTCTCTGGCTAACCTGGCGCGCGGTGGCGACCCGTTCCACATCGCCGCCGCTGACTTCCCTTTGGTCACTGATCAGTTGATCGCTCTGCGCCGCAACGTGCTGACCTTCTATTCTCTACCGGAGGAAGCTGCCGAACTGTTCCGTGAGCACTCGGTGGCTCTACTATTTGCCAACTATGGCCGGCAGCAGCTCAAGCAGTTGCAGGACGCTGGCGCCGATGTCGGTTACGTGATTCCGCGAGAAGGTGCTTTGGCTTGGCTCGACTGTTGGGCGATCAGTCGCAACGCGCGCGATCCAGTGTTGGCCGAAGCCTGGATCAACTTCACCCTCGAGCCCCATGTCAGTCGCGCCTTGAGCGAGCGTCAGGGCTTGTCCAATACCTTGGTGGAGCCGGTTGGTATGGACCCGTCGGCACAACTGATCTGGCTGCGTCCTGTCGAGGATGATGCACATCGTACTGCGCTATGGCAGCGCATCATGTCCGGCGACCGGCCGCCCCTGCAGGAGGCGCGATGA
- a CDS encoding diguanylate cyclase domain-containing protein, with the protein MRFSIALKLGCLMALFGILPTGLAGYYSYISSRDILLKAAERDLLTSAQVLGRNLHGNLDDIGLDAQLLANGPEVRELSDAGSQSTRLHAQDNLAELFRAMLQVHPDYMQVRLISAVDHGLELVRVDRDGERLLRVSGADLQEKAHYAYVFDTLRLAPGETRLSPIVINHEQGAHSGLGKPTLHVSTPVADASGKVFALMVINVDLDQLFSQLQGDLPAQYQVYLSNRWGDLLVHPDHQRTFGFDQGRRLFIQDEFPEVARLLGERHKDHVISRSVAQEQQDGLVAAFVRISNNAQTSEPFIVLGLGQSQSLVLAEASRVGQKIVQIVLLFSLLALLTAIITSRAVIRPLKSMTRAVQLFSRERKISELPSRQDELGQLAQSFREMEEEILSQLDDLTHSRTAFEHLSRHDPLTGLPNRRVFFDRLECALINSQSSGKHLAVLFVDLDHFKSINDRYGHSLGDHVLKAVANLLRSATCENDSVARLGGDEFVIFFEAVEDTQHIVTILEKLHNRFQLPLFIDGHEVRINASMGVSMFPRDGNDIEALVQHADHAMYAAKKSGRNTYSFDLSDAGENRCESPS; encoded by the coding sequence ATGAGGTTCAGTATCGCCCTCAAACTCGGGTGCCTGATGGCTCTGTTCGGCATCCTGCCCACCGGTCTGGCCGGATATTATTCCTACATCAGTAGTCGCGACATTCTGCTCAAGGCCGCAGAACGTGACCTGCTCACTTCCGCCCAGGTGCTCGGACGCAACTTGCACGGCAACCTAGACGACATCGGTCTCGATGCGCAACTGCTGGCCAACGGCCCCGAGGTACGCGAGCTTTCGGACGCCGGTAGCCAGAGTACGCGTTTACATGCGCAAGATAACCTTGCCGAGTTGTTCCGCGCGATGTTGCAAGTGCACCCAGACTATATGCAGGTTCGCCTGATCAGCGCTGTCGACCATGGCCTCGAACTGGTGCGGGTGGATCGCGACGGTGAGCGCTTGTTACGCGTCAGCGGTGCCGATCTGCAGGAGAAGGCCCATTACGCTTACGTGTTCGACACCTTGCGCTTGGCGCCCGGTGAAACACGCTTGTCCCCGATAGTGATCAATCATGAGCAGGGCGCTCACTCCGGGTTGGGCAAGCCGACCCTGCACGTGTCCACACCCGTGGCTGACGCCAGCGGTAAAGTATTCGCCCTGATGGTGATCAACGTCGACCTCGACCAGCTCTTTAGCCAATTGCAGGGAGATTTGCCCGCGCAATACCAAGTGTATCTGAGCAATCGCTGGGGCGACCTGCTGGTCCACCCAGACCACCAACGCACTTTCGGATTTGACCAGGGACGTCGTCTGTTCATCCAGGACGAGTTCCCGGAAGTCGCCAGACTGCTGGGTGAGAGGCATAAGGACCACGTAATCAGTCGTAGCGTCGCGCAGGAGCAGCAAGATGGGCTGGTTGCAGCGTTTGTACGAATCTCAAACAATGCGCAGACCTCAGAACCTTTCATCGTCCTCGGCCTCGGCCAGTCACAAAGCCTCGTACTCGCCGAGGCCTCGCGTGTAGGCCAGAAGATCGTCCAGATTGTTCTGCTGTTCAGTCTGCTGGCCCTGCTCACGGCGATCATCACCTCGCGTGCGGTCATCCGGCCGCTGAAAAGCATGACCCGAGCCGTGCAGCTATTTTCCCGTGAACGCAAGATCAGCGAGCTGCCCTCGCGTCAGGACGAATTGGGCCAGTTGGCCCAGAGTTTTCGCGAAATGGAGGAAGAAATCCTCAGCCAACTGGACGACCTCACGCACAGCCGCACGGCCTTCGAACACCTGTCTCGACATGATCCGCTGACCGGTCTGCCGAACCGTCGGGTGTTCTTTGATCGCCTTGAGTGTGCCTTGATCAATTCACAGAGTAGCGGCAAGCACTTGGCGGTGCTGTTTGTCGATCTCGATCACTTCAAGAGCATCAACGACCGGTACGGCCACAGCCTCGGTGACCATGTGCTCAAGGCGGTGGCCAACCTGCTACGTTCTGCCACCTGCGAAAACGATTCGGTGGCACGTTTGGGGGGGGATGAATTCGTCATCTTCTTCGAGGCGGTTGAGGATACCCAGCATATTGTCACCATCCTGGAGAAGCTGCATAACCGCTTCCAGCTTCCCCTGTTCATTGATGGTCATGAAGTGAGAATCAATGCAAGCATGGGTGTCAGCATGTTCCCACGTGATGGCAACGATATCGAAGCCTTGGTCCAGCACGCGGACCATGCGATGTACGCAGCCAAGAAGTCGGGTCGCAACACCTACTCATTCGACCTCTCGGACGCGGGGGAAAACCGCTGCGAGTCGCCCTCCTGA
- a CDS encoding response regulator: MLAYNQKKFLIVDDFSDFRSSVRSMLRELGVVEVDTADTGEQALLMCAQKRYDFILHDFNFGDGKKNGQQVLEDLMTDKLISHEGVFVMVTAENSQAMVMSALEWEPDAYLTKPFNRAGLAQRLEKLDQRKTLLKPILQALDRGKPADVLAACTSLTEKDQRFAPLCQRYKADALRDLNQHDALESFLKMILADRATPWAYAALGKLLFKRGKASEAQAIYERAMIAFPMIPTLYDGLADVLVARGDARRAQSVLEDAVRLSPLAVRRQRLLGKLAMGNEDFESASKAYRHAVSQGQYSRFKDPESNLGLAQALISKNGDKGLDARARVEINQTLGEVAKEYGNDQGLQLRTRLMKATSLQQSDPETAAKLTAQALAVLQGMESFLGADAALAVAAQLQRLGQEEAGAGVLKNCAEIYGDDPAVMQGISRLTDDPAILGAGKAAADLNLQGVRSYKAGNLAEAQDFFRRALALQSKNISIALNMVQSLLPAKGVTPDAARLEECRVCLNMIGMMPDTDPRYERYQKLQSRAFGA, translated from the coding sequence ATGCTGGCGTACAACCAAAAAAAGTTTCTTATCGTCGATGATTTCTCCGATTTTCGCAGTTCGGTCAGGTCCATGTTGCGCGAACTGGGCGTTGTGGAAGTAGACACCGCCGATACGGGTGAGCAGGCGCTACTCATGTGCGCGCAGAAACGCTACGACTTTATCCTGCATGATTTCAATTTCGGTGACGGTAAGAAAAATGGTCAGCAGGTGCTTGAAGACCTGATGACCGATAAGCTGATAAGCCATGAAGGTGTTTTCGTCATGGTCACCGCCGAGAACAGCCAGGCCATGGTGATGAGCGCCCTGGAATGGGAGCCGGATGCTTATCTGACCAAGCCGTTCAACCGAGCGGGCCTGGCCCAGCGCCTTGAAAAGCTTGACCAGCGCAAGACGTTGCTCAAACCGATTCTCCAGGCGCTTGATCGCGGCAAGCCTGCCGATGTGTTGGCCGCCTGCACCAGCCTCACCGAGAAGGACCAGCGCTTTGCCCCCCTCTGCCAGCGCTACAAGGCTGATGCCCTGCGCGATCTGAATCAGCATGATGCGCTGGAAAGCTTTCTCAAGATGATCCTGGCCGACCGCGCTACGCCTTGGGCTTACGCGGCGCTTGGCAAATTATTGTTCAAGCGCGGCAAGGCCAGCGAGGCTCAGGCTATTTACGAGCGGGCAATGATTGCCTTTCCGATGATCCCGACGCTCTACGATGGCCTGGCTGATGTGTTAGTTGCCCGTGGTGACGCGCGACGCGCCCAAAGCGTACTCGAGGATGCGGTACGTTTGTCGCCATTGGCGGTGCGTCGGCAAAGGTTGCTGGGCAAGCTGGCGATGGGTAACGAAGATTTTGAAAGCGCCTCCAAGGCTTATCGTCATGCCGTGTCCCAAGGGCAGTACTCGCGCTTCAAGGATCCAGAGAGCAACCTCGGCCTGGCACAAGCACTGATCAGCAAGAATGGTGATAAGGGCCTGGATGCCCGGGCCCGGGTGGAGATCAACCAGACGCTGGGCGAGGTCGCTAAGGAGTACGGCAACGATCAGGGGCTGCAATTGCGCACTCGTCTGATGAAGGCGACCAGTCTGCAACAGTCGGACCCTGAGACCGCCGCGAAGCTGACCGCGCAGGCGTTGGCAGTTCTTCAGGGCATGGAGAGCTTTCTCGGCGCCGACGCGGCACTGGCGGTTGCCGCCCAGCTTCAGCGCTTGGGTCAAGAGGAAGCTGGAGCAGGGGTATTGAAAAACTGCGCAGAAATCTACGGCGATGACCCCGCAGTCATGCAGGGCATCTCTCGCCTGACCGATGATCCTGCGATCCTTGGTGCGGGCAAGGCCGCCGCTGACCTCAACCTTCAAGGCGTACGCAGTTACAAGGCTGGCAATCTCGCCGAAGCGCAGGATTTTTTCCGCCGCGCGTTGGCGTTGCAATCGAAGAACATCAGTATCGCCCTGAACATGGTGCAATCGTTGTTGCCTGCGAAGGGCGTGACTCCAGATGCTGCACGGCTTGAAGAATGTCGGGTGTGCCTGAACATGATCGGCATGATGCCTGACACGGATCCCCGTTATGAGCGTTATCAGAAGTTGCAGAGTCGGGCGTTTGGCGCATGA
- a CDS encoding HAMP domain-containing sensor histidine kinase — protein sequence MNTNDEGLDFSMVIASIVHDMKNSLATLMHAHSQWLMRLPDVQQGTPEHGAIEYEFAHLNGMLVQLLGLYKLGVNQLPLRPDYHELDDFIEAQLACHQDVLNSHGIVASYELQGINVLGFFDRELIGSVVANIIINAIRYARHAVLISAHEEGDQLVLTINDDGPGYPAQMIERQSDYVQGINQSSGSTGLGLYFAAHIAKRHERNGVHGHIELANGGKLGGGQFIIYLP from the coding sequence ATGAATACTAACGATGAGGGCCTCGACTTCTCGATGGTGATCGCCTCCATCGTGCATGACATGAAGAACTCCCTGGCGACATTGATGCACGCTCATAGCCAGTGGCTGATGCGGCTGCCCGACGTGCAGCAAGGCACCCCCGAGCATGGGGCCATCGAATACGAATTCGCCCATCTCAACGGGATGTTGGTGCAGTTGCTCGGTTTGTATAAGTTGGGCGTCAACCAGTTGCCGCTGCGGCCTGACTATCATGAGCTCGATGATTTCATCGAAGCACAACTGGCGTGCCATCAGGATGTCTTGAACAGTCACGGGATCGTCGCGAGTTACGAACTCCAGGGCATTAATGTGCTCGGCTTTTTTGACCGTGAACTGATAGGTTCGGTGGTGGCGAACATTATTATCAATGCCATCCGTTATGCGCGCCATGCTGTGTTGATCAGCGCCCATGAGGAGGGAGACCAACTTGTGTTGACGATCAATGACGACGGACCCGGGTATCCAGCGCAGATGATCGAGCGTCAGTCAGACTATGTGCAGGGCATCAATCAAAGCAGCGGCAGTACCGGTCTAGGCCTCTATTTCGCAGCGCACATCGCCAAACGGCACGAGCGCAATGGCGTGCATGGACATATCGAACTGGCCAACGGCGGCAAGTTGGGGGGCGGTCAATTCATTATTTATCTTCCTTGA
- the ppnN gene encoding nucleotide 5'-monophosphate nucleosidase PpnN: MAPRHVINASVSPRGSLETLSQREVQQLSEAGAGSIYKLFRQCALAILNTGAHIDNAKTILEAYESFEVRIHQQDRGVRLELLNAPADAFVDGEMIASTREMLFSALRDIVYTESELDSQRIDLSSSQGITDYVFHLLRNARTLRPGLEPKMVVCWGGHSINTEEYKYTKKVGHELGLRSLDICTGCGPGVMKGPMKGATIAHAKQRIIGGRYLGLTEPGIIAAEAPNPIVNELVILPDIEKRLEAFVRVGHGVIIFPGGAGTAEEFLYLLGILMHPDNKDLPLPVILTGPKSAAPYLHQLHAFVGATLGEAAQTRYEIIIDDPVQVARQMTVGLKAVKQFRRDRNDAFHFNWMLRIEEGFQRPFDPTHANMASLQLSLDLPPHELAANLRRAFSGIVAGNVKDKGIRLIEQHGPYQIRGDAAVMQPLDRLLKSFVEQHRMKLPGGAAYVPCYQVVT, encoded by the coding sequence ATGGCCCCAAGACATGTAATTAACGCTTCGGTAAGCCCAAGGGGCAGCCTGGAGACTCTGTCCCAACGTGAAGTTCAGCAACTGAGCGAAGCCGGGGCTGGCAGCATCTACAAGCTGTTCCGCCAATGCGCCTTGGCAATCCTCAACACAGGCGCCCACATAGATAACGCCAAGACTATTCTTGAGGCCTACGAGAGCTTCGAGGTTCGCATCCACCAGCAGGATCGTGGCGTGCGCCTCGAACTGCTCAACGCGCCTGCGGACGCCTTCGTCGACGGTGAGATGATCGCCAGTACCCGCGAGATGCTGTTCAGCGCGCTACGTGACATCGTCTATACCGAGAGTGAGCTGGACAGCCAGCGCATCGACCTGAGCAGCTCGCAGGGGATCACTGACTACGTCTTCCACCTGCTGCGCAATGCCCGCACCCTGCGTCCCGGTCTGGAGCCGAAGATGGTGGTGTGTTGGGGCGGCCATTCGATCAACACCGAGGAATACAAGTACACCAAAAAGGTCGGCCACGAACTGGGCCTGCGCAGCCTGGACATCTGCACCGGTTGTGGGCCTGGCGTAATGAAAGGGCCGATGAAGGGTGCCACCATTGCTCACGCCAAGCAGCGAATCATCGGCGGCCGCTACTTGGGCCTGACCGAACCGGGAATCATCGCTGCCGAGGCGCCTAACCCGATCGTCAATGAGCTGGTGATCCTTCCTGACATAGAAAAACGCCTCGAGGCCTTCGTGCGCGTCGGCCACGGTGTAATCATTTTTCCAGGCGGCGCGGGCACAGCCGAGGAGTTCCTCTACCTGCTCGGGATCCTGATGCACCCTGACAACAAGGACCTGCCGCTCCCTGTCATCCTGACCGGGCCAAAGAGTGCCGCGCCCTACTTGCATCAGTTGCACGCGTTCGTCGGCGCTACGCTGGGGGAGGCCGCACAGACTCGTTACGAAATTATCATCGATGATCCTGTTCAAGTAGCAAGGCAAATGACCGTGGGACTAAAAGCGGTCAAGCAGTTCCGTCGAGACCGAAATGACGCTTTCCATTTCAACTGGATGCTAAGGATCGAGGAAGGCTTTCAGCGCCCGTTCGACCCCACCCACGCCAACATGGCCAGTCTCCAACTGAGCCTGGACCTGCCTCCTCACGAATTGGCGGCCAATCTGCGGCGTGCCTTTTCCGGCATCGTTGCCGGTAATGTGAAAGACAAGGGCATTCGCCTGATCGAGCAGCATGGCCCTTACCAGATCCGTGGCGACGCGGCGGTGATGCAGCCTCTGGACCGCTTATTGAAATCGTTCGTCGAGCAGCACCGCATGAAGCTGCCAGGCGGCGCGGCCTATGTGCCTTGTTATCAGGTGGTCACGTAA
- a CDS encoding DUF3087 domain-containing protein, whose product MFEIKQFNPETYRRQTRRSTLIIIVIFALLAMVLSSVAVKLFGEPGGDNFRLNAAGVIAALAVTVTVVRFQFWSQAWMAPAVYGWQLKRSLMSITNVMHYVTEGVQASDPTAMKLLRFYHLGLTQMHQLDGNSGAASQTVREADLHKARMEALGIDTDQHRLDPAWLAAAKKASAAKAK is encoded by the coding sequence ATGTTTGAGATCAAGCAATTCAATCCTGAAACCTATCGACGGCAAACGCGACGCAGTACGCTGATCATTATCGTGATCTTCGCGCTGCTGGCCATGGTGCTGTCCAGCGTTGCCGTGAAGCTGTTTGGCGAACCCGGTGGCGATAATTTCCGCTTGAATGCGGCGGGCGTCATTGCCGCGTTGGCAGTGACCGTGACCGTGGTGCGGTTCCAGTTCTGGTCGCAGGCATGGATGGCACCGGCCGTCTACGGCTGGCAGCTGAAACGCAGCCTAATGAGCATTACCAACGTCATGCATTACGTCACCGAGGGCGTGCAGGCCAGTGACCCGACGGCCATGAAACTGCTGCGCTTTTATCACTTGGGGCTCACGCAGATGCACCAGTTGGATGGCAACTCCGGCGCAGCAAGCCAGACAGTGCGAGAGGCCGACCTGCACAAGGCGCGCATGGAAGCTCTCGGCATTGATACCGACCAGCATCGACTGGATCCCGCCTGGCTTGCGGCGGCGAAGAAAGCCAGTGCGGCGAAGGCGAAGTAA
- a CDS encoding M66 family metalloprotease, producing the protein MRPTLLDQIRAGALRWWQESFIDRYRLWRARVNGIEVTQSIQYYRAAEHLTDSADRGPDNSVQLVAYKAAWVRVYVRSGLLSSVANVTGSLDLARRNHALNYDAVATYAAQGAATVTAEQTVDYATERNNINRTLNFLIPAQECHGTLRLTARLQGIESSDSSIIINTNLVQTLRVRAILVAYNGPSSANTPAPGQPAITQLTLPAPTLADLQTNASMAFAAMPVQATGSFASCGTLNWATPLDDVRSGPGACSTNWGTLLNWLALLRDNDGNRTDVVYYGLLPAGIPLNVPGCGQDGLGAGAVGNQLTFLHEIGHGYGFQHTPCGAAGATDPNYPTYEPYASASIGEFGLDIRNGAVYDPTTARDYMSYCNPRWMSLYQHDRLLQHPRLEPRWLRERSIFDDYPLERAFDIEHLWWPDPPWLQDELQGRTMNPVISIVGHVEENGEIQVQSVARVPVTALPTGVQTHWVAQLMNEQGHVIASGSLVRSDFQGGCGCCQGHGHPNQDPDRPPFMFKVYLPDRAPGSSLRIAGPAEQVWTRQAPARPAQFVSATADVTSTQQLALRWQVDAESDVDVWVQWTVDKGERWHGLAVGLRGGEAELPLTGLPAGQVQLRLLGHDGFFTAESPALVVDLPERAPEVAILYPQNGQTLRADQPIQASGNATDSAGYPLSAERLTWMLDDKVVGRGREVWLSPAAGRHELVLDVDWSQGRVQTVVVFNTAKDQGRTGPHAR; encoded by the coding sequence GTGCGACCCACTCTCCTTGATCAGATCCGCGCAGGGGCCTTGCGCTGGTGGCAAGAGTCCTTTATTGATCGCTATCGCCTTTGGCGCGCCCGCGTTAACGGCATTGAAGTGACACAGTCGATCCAGTATTACCGAGCTGCCGAACACTTAACCGATAGCGCCGACCGTGGACCGGATAACTCGGTCCAGTTGGTGGCGTACAAAGCGGCCTGGGTTCGGGTTTATGTACGTTCCGGGTTATTAAGCTCCGTTGCCAATGTCACTGGTTCGCTGGACCTCGCGCGCCGTAACCACGCCTTGAACTATGACGCCGTCGCGACTTACGCCGCTCAAGGTGCGGCGACTGTTACGGCTGAGCAAACCGTTGATTACGCAACCGAGCGCAACAACATAAACCGTACCTTGAACTTTTTGATTCCTGCCCAGGAGTGTCATGGCACGTTACGGCTGACGGCGCGCCTGCAAGGCATTGAAAGTTCAGACAGCAGCATTATCATCAATACGAACCTGGTTCAGACCCTGCGCGTGCGTGCCATTCTCGTCGCATACAACGGTCCCAGTTCCGCCAATACACCCGCACCCGGTCAACCGGCCATTACCCAACTCACGCTTCCCGCGCCGACACTCGCGGATTTGCAAACCAATGCATCGATGGCGTTCGCTGCCATGCCCGTGCAGGCCACCGGATCGTTCGCCAGTTGCGGCACCTTGAACTGGGCAACCCCACTGGACGACGTACGCTCTGGACCAGGAGCCTGTTCAACCAATTGGGGCACCCTGCTCAACTGGCTTGCACTACTCCGGGACAACGACGGCAACCGCACGGACGTTGTGTATTACGGTTTGCTCCCCGCTGGCATCCCGCTCAACGTGCCAGGCTGTGGACAGGATGGCCTGGGCGCTGGAGCCGTGGGTAATCAACTGACGTTCCTGCATGAAATCGGCCATGGCTATGGCTTCCAGCACACCCCATGCGGTGCCGCAGGGGCGACCGATCCAAACTACCCGACTTACGAACCCTATGCCTCCGCGTCCATTGGTGAATTCGGGCTCGATATTCGCAACGGCGCGGTGTACGACCCGACGACGGCGCGGGACTACATGTCCTATTGCAATCCACGCTGGATGTCTCTGTATCAACACGACCGCTTGCTTCAGCACCCGCGACTTGAGCCCCGGTGGTTGAGAGAGCGTTCGATTTTCGATGATTACCCTCTGGAAAGGGCTTTTGACATCGAACACCTCTGGTGGCCCGATCCACCATGGCTACAGGACGAACTGCAGGGGCGAACGATGAATCCGGTCATTTCCATCGTGGGTCATGTCGAGGAAAACGGGGAGATTCAGGTTCAATCTGTCGCACGTGTCCCTGTGACAGCATTGCCCACGGGCGTGCAGACACACTGGGTTGCGCAACTCATGAACGAGCAGGGCCACGTGATTGCAAGTGGATCGCTGGTGCGCTCCGACTTCCAGGGTGGATGCGGCTGTTGCCAGGGCCACGGACACCCGAACCAAGACCCCGACCGCCCACCGTTCATGTTCAAAGTCTACCTGCCTGACAGAGCGCCCGGCTCATCGCTGCGCATCGCAGGTCCGGCAGAGCAAGTCTGGACACGCCAGGCGCCTGCACGTCCTGCGCAGTTCGTCAGCGCCACAGCCGACGTGACGTCGACACAACAACTGGCGCTGAGGTGGCAGGTCGACGCCGAGAGCGATGTCGACGTCTGGGTGCAATGGACTGTCGATAAAGGCGAGCGATGGCACGGCTTGGCCGTTGGCCTGCGGGGTGGCGAAGCGGAGTTGCCGCTGACCGGTTTACCCGCAGGACAGGTCCAGTTGCGCTTACTCGGACATGACGGATTTTTCACCGCCGAATCGCCAGCGTTGGTCGTCGACTTGCCCGAACGTGCGCCTGAGGTGGCGATTCTTTACCCGCAGAACGGGCAGACGCTGCGAGCCGATCAACCGATACAGGCGTCAGGCAATGCAACTGACTCCGCAGGGTATCCACTGTCAGCGGAGCGACTCACCTGGATGCTCGACGACAAGGTTGTAGGACGGGGGCGCGAAGTATGGCTCTCCCCTGCTGCCGGTCGCCATGAATTGGTACTCGACGTCGACTGGAGCCAAGGCCGAGTTCAAACGGTTGTGGTTTTTAATACGGCAAAAGATCAGGGCCGAACGGGTCCTCACGCCCGGTGA